From Daphnia magna isolate NIES linkage group LG2, ASM2063170v1.1, whole genome shotgun sequence:
ggccaaatttcaaattttgcttcaaatacatgatttcgattcagaattgaatgaaaaccacgcaaatcaggtttatttttcttctgctcttatattttttcatttaaacgttaaaaaccataaattaagtggGTGCGCGAagagcactgttttcgttaatttttttaacggctggtttgacgtgaaaaccaatgactaaatcgaaatcagcgttcaatttcgattttgccgtgtgatttttggagaatttcaagagatgtagTTTTTGGTCGATTtcgacaaaaatgggaaggctatatcccactttttcatttttttgccaaatttcaaattttgcttcaaatacatgatttcgattcaatattgaatgaaaatcacagaaatcaggtttatttttcaactggtctaaaattttattatttaaacgTTAGAAATCCTTCCCACTTTCCCACGGTTGTACCCATGGTtgtacccttcccactttttcatttttggccaagtttcaaattttggttaaaaaatatgatttcgattcagaattgaatgaaaatcacggaaatcaggtttatttttcgaagTGTTTGTAACCGGTTGCAAACGGCGCAAATTTTCAAGATAGGgtaaatttaaaacataaataaaaaattcccaaattgcaacatcattttgattttagtCCCAAAAAAGCGGGAACGAAAAGGAGCCCTAGTGGATTTACTTAACTAGCACACGaactgataataaaaaattctataaataaaaaaaaggtgttttgcCCTTTCACCCCCGTAGACGACCGGCCTCCTATACTAGTGAACCTAGTGGGGAGTCCTGGAACCCCTTAGTAAACACCCGCCGGTTTTGGGATAGGCGATAGTGTACCTtactattatatcgtggtcaaaatctgcaaaaaacgatatctcttgaaatttgacaaaaatcacacctAAAttgcataatctaaattgaacgctgatttcaattaaattattggttttctctttaaaatagccgttttttaaataaacaaaaacaaagtgctgttaactggccaactttgttttttacgtttgttAAAAAGATATTAAACGAAATTAACGGCTAGCCGGGCCAACTATCGAACAAGAGTTTTCTATTAAGAAGTGGGTCAAACGGCGTTGCGTAGATTCGTTGTTTTCTGACACCGAGAAAAATGTTGGTTTATGAAAAATGAACACGACCGATGCTGCATGCCCAAACAGTCAATtacattaaaatattttctttttaaatcaatgTCATTAGAATAAATGACAAAAGAAGCGATTCGTGTTTATTATGGGTGAGAAATGTCTGGATAAAGGTTGAGATTACAGTAATTTTTAGCATTCAGAGTGACACATTAACTATTTATACGAAAAGCGAGACAAAATGAGAATTTGAGTCAAACAAAATAGTAATAAACCGAAATTGCACAACGGAGCCTAAATCGTGAAGATATAATTATTAACAACCATCCCAGTTCGAAATATAAATCTGTATACAGATTCTTCGTGTCAAAACAATAAAACCGTCGCAtggtaaaaaattaaaactagcGAAATCGGGAGTGTTCTTCCACAGGGCAGTTGATTGGCAAGTTTTTCAATTCTACGAGATGGTTAAGAAATATGACGCACAAAAATACTTAACAATTCAAACTCTTACTCACCTTCTATTGCATGCAGCATCAATCTCCGTGGACGGTATGCAGTTACTCCGATGCTCTTGAGATCCTCATCACCCAGAGTTAAAAACATAGCCAGATCCACTTCGTTAGCAAGAAATAACTCTAAAAACAACCGAATAAGACAAACAGAATTGAGTAAGATTTGATAAATTAGGATCTCAAATGTGTCAGCTTACCACAATATTCGGATAGTTCTGATTCTACGAGCAGCTGGCATAGTTGCCGGTAAGAGTTCTTGTCAAATTTCAAAGAACAAATGGACGCTGGTAGCACCACTTGTTCGTCTTTTagaaaacgtaaaaaaaaaaaaaaaaaaaaaaaaaaaaaaaaaaaacaacaacaaaattttaacTTGAAACTAAAAATTACTTGACACTCATAAAAAACCCACTAGATGGCAGTGAAGTTTCCGAATGAACTATTTGAACGATCGGCTGCGGACCCTTTTCAATGGTATCGCGGAAGCGAGGCTGTTCCACAACAGTTCTGCATCCAACTGTTGAACAATGGTGGTGAGCCAAACCGTGGCGTTTCATAATCCTATTCAAATGTGAACAAATAAAGTCTTACGTATGGTAGGTTCTGGTTCCTGCACTTGAGGTAAACtaagtgggaagactatagTAGATAGTCCACTGGAACTAGGAAGCCGTAGGATCTGTCTCCGGAATTCGTAGATGTTTCCTTTATGGACAATAAAGTCACAAAATGAATGATAAAAGGTTACGGTCTTTGACGTCTACCAGCGTTCTTTTCGTAACTGACGATCTGGAGCAAAAAGCTGTGCGGTTTGGTACTTGGCTCCATCTTGACCGCAACGTCCAGACGTTTGGCCAACTTTCGCTCGTTGACACCAAAGGTCAAATGAACGGCATGCACATGAAACATCAACTTCATAGGCAGACATTCCTAGAGGAAAATCTAGATTGCACAAACACTATCTTGAGGGTTAAATTAAAGTAATTTACCATCAAGGCCATTTTAGTTAGATAGACGCCATCCACAGAGCCTATCAAGAATAAGAAATTAGGTGAGAAAATTCCGTCTGAtgaagttgaaaaaaattacctcTAATCCAGACAACATGATGGTCCTCACAGTGGTTTGTTAATTTCAATGTCATAAAGGCAGTCGAATATTTGGCTTCGAGTAAACGAAAATTAGCCCTTAGCGTTTCCAGTTGATCGGTCGAGAATTCCATTTTCATAGAGACTAGGGCATCCTGTCAAACAACGGAGAATTATATCcagttattttatttttgtattcctTGTGGCATTTGACGTTATCTTAGACCTGATTTTGATTCAACTTCATCAGGTGATTGACGGCTTCTTTCAGTCTGCCAATCTCTTGTTGGCTTCCCCGAACGGTCGCCGAACAGTGAGAACAGACACCCGTGGTTTTCTCGTTCAGGCGGAGCAAGACCCCATAGAGAATGGCGAAATCTTTGATCAAGGTCGGTCGACCGTAAGAATCCAGTATTTCCGACCGACATTCAATAACAAACTCAACCGGAATCAGAAACTGTCAAAAGATCATAGAATGTATAAATCGACTACCAACCGGAAATGGACTCTAACATGTTGGTTCAAACTCAAAATTTTACATACGCGTATACGGCGACGAGCAGTTTCCACGTTGATTAACTCGCCTGAGATGGTCACTTCATTACTTTTCTTCTCGCCAACCACGCGATTTTGGTCAGGAAAATGGATCTTGGTCATAGTTTCCTTCATCACCGTGTTGATATTGGCCCCAGTTCTTCCAATAATGTGCGAATGAGTCGTAAAACTCACTTCCATCGACATTTTGACTGGATAAAACTGCAAACCGACATAATGAGAATAGTTAATATTTTGTACGAGTTCATTCAACGCATTTGCCTATCTGTGATATGATCTATTCTCGCCAAATAACACAAACAGGAGCAGTATAATGCATCAAGTTTAATAAACGCCGCGATTCTCAACAACGGCGCTGCTGAGAATAAAAGACGCATTCCATCGTCGTCCTATTGTCAACGGTGAAATCGTATTTTTCCCCTACAGCTCCTTTCATCGCATGAATAGGATCCCCAGCGAAAGACATGTCGAAAAAAGCTGGGGGAGGAATTATTCGGTAATAGGGAGCCAAAATAGTTGTGTAGCCACCGGTATTTCTTGATATGACGGTTAACATGCTCATAAATCCGTCGAAAAAGGCCATACATTTGATATGGAGATGACTAAAGTAGTTGCTCCCCTACTTTTACAGCACAGTCACTTGATCAAACAAATCATATCCACGGAACAGCACTCCAAAATTTTGGGGAgagggaaggaaaaaaacaacaacatggaGACAAGGA
This genomic window contains:
- the LOC116917820 gene encoding protein bicaudal C homolog 1, whose protein sequence is MQKISSARFYPVKMSMEVSFTTHSHIIGRTGANINTVMKETMTKIHFPDQNRVVGEKKSNEVTISGELINVETARRRIRFLIPVEFVIECRSEILDSYGRPTLIKDFAILYGVLLRLNEKTTGVCSHCSATVRGSQQEIGRLKEAVNHLMKLNQNQDALVSMKMEFSTDQLETLRANFRLLEAKYSTAFMTLKLTNHCEDHHVVWIRGSVDGVYLTKMALMECLPMKLMFHVHAVHLTFGVNERKLAKRLDVAVKMEPSTKPHSFLLQIVSYEKNAGNIYEFRRQILRLPSSSGLSTIVFPLSLPQVQEPEPTILGCRTVVEQPRFRDTIEKGPQPIVQIVHSETSLPSNEQVVLPASICSLKFDKNSYRQLCQLLVESELSEYCELFLANEVDLAMFLTLGDEDLKSIGVTAYRPRRLMLHAIEELKNLPINCPVEEHSRFR